In Thermococcus thioreducens, a genomic segment contains:
- a CDS encoding signal peptidase I: MRVKYLILLVFLVPALILLPALGNLDLLVVLSGSMQPLFNPGDMVVIEIVDPSTVGIGDVIAFHPPDAKDEKTLVTHRVVDVVTNGSHRYFQTKGDNNEDLDPFLVPPENVVGRAVFSIPYLGYLTRHNPNRTVKLAVYFLLIVFPGLIVLYSELSYLRGYSPKMERREEKLKLWRSRTVEEVLPLRAVGIFFISMAVLTMMLHPAIEATPRGVVNTGTLPVLLLRNGVPDYVYLPPGKTYAGDYELAVNSVLPVMWLVKAYEVNPFILKSLNVIISLLLTLVTFPLWVREFPDIKSRVRRRHHETLGI; the protein is encoded by the coding sequence ATGAGGGTAAAATATCTCATACTGTTGGTTTTCCTTGTACCAGCCCTTATCCTCCTTCCCGCTTTGGGGAATCTTGACCTTCTCGTTGTTCTCAGCGGAAGCATGCAACCCCTCTTCAACCCGGGAGACATGGTTGTAATTGAAATAGTTGATCCCAGCACAGTGGGAATCGGAGACGTCATAGCGTTCCACCCCCCTGATGCCAAAGACGAAAAAACACTGGTCACACACAGGGTCGTTGATGTGGTCACGAACGGGAGCCACAGATACTTTCAGACCAAGGGTGACAACAACGAGGATCTCGATCCATTCCTGGTTCCCCCTGAGAATGTCGTTGGGAGGGCTGTCTTCTCGATTCCCTATCTGGGATACCTTACAAGGCACAATCCCAACAGGACAGTCAAACTCGCGGTGTATTTCCTTCTCATAGTCTTCCCCGGGCTCATAGTCCTGTACAGCGAGCTCTCGTACCTTAGGGGATACTCTCCAAAAATGGAGAGAAGGGAAGAGAAGCTGAAACTCTGGAGGTCGAGGACTGTAGAGGAGGTGCTGCCTCTGCGGGCCGTTGGGATATTCTTTATCTCCATGGCTGTGCTTACTATGATGCTCCACCCAGCGATAGAGGCAACACCCCGGGGTGTCGTTAATACGGGCACGCTTCCGGTTCTCCTGCTCAGAAACGGCGTACCCGACTACGTCTATCTGCCTCCCGGTAAAACGTACGCCGGGGACTACGAACTTGCCGTTAACTCAGTCCTCCCCGTAATGTGGCTGGTCAAGGCATACGAGGTTAATCCTTTTATACTTAAATCGCTGAACGTTATAATATCCCTCCTGCTGACGCTCGTAACGTTCCCTCTGTGGGTGAGGGAGTTCCCGGATATAAAAAGCCGGGTAAGGAGGCGGCACCATGAAACTCTGGGAATATAA
- a CDS encoding DUF5305 domain-containing protein — MKLWEYNLLSRIKRYWVPLTVIFLLLAAVFGYAYITTPTTVTKEITVTRTLYLWSGGIEGMGVVVQPNPIWDVGRKVVLPIYPLSIMPTAEVELHFNMSGDNVNVEFERELKVVYYLSYDKERVVEETYRAVSNTSTGSSFADSLSLNISDIFNRIELTRNILKLPKESVGVELVGRIRYSGTVNGRPVEGTQEFRGSISFPYDGFYSIASDLKNGTQAFTETVTENRTVNQGKRVMFLALSALSAVLAGIAVAVGWRFNPAAYNVNEMELEREKKKLAKWVSSGRLPERLSTERVELASLADLVEAAIDMNKRVIHDPSEGVYFFLDGGMLYYFRERITKGEK, encoded by the coding sequence ATGAAACTCTGGGAATATAACCTGCTCTCCCGGATAAAACGGTACTGGGTGCCTCTAACCGTAATCTTTCTGCTTCTGGCGGCGGTTTTTGGTTATGCGTACATCACGACTCCGACAACGGTTACCAAGGAGATTACGGTCACCAGAACCCTGTACCTCTGGTCTGGCGGGATTGAAGGGATGGGCGTTGTAGTTCAACCCAACCCTATATGGGACGTTGGAAGAAAAGTTGTACTGCCGATATACCCCCTGTCCATAATGCCCACAGCAGAGGTGGAACTTCACTTTAACATGAGTGGAGATAACGTCAACGTCGAATTCGAGAGGGAGCTGAAGGTTGTTTACTATCTCTCCTATGACAAGGAGAGGGTTGTGGAGGAGACGTACCGGGCGGTCTCCAACACTTCAACGGGTAGTTCCTTCGCGGACAGCCTGTCCCTAAACATCAGTGATATCTTTAACCGGATAGAGCTCACCCGAAACATCCTGAAACTTCCAAAGGAGAGCGTTGGGGTTGAGCTCGTTGGCAGGATAAGGTACTCCGGCACCGTTAACGGCAGACCCGTGGAGGGTACCCAGGAGTTCCGGGGGAGCATAAGCTTCCCCTATGATGGATTTTACAGCATCGCGAGTGACCTGAAAAACGGCACTCAGGCGTTTACCGAGACTGTTACAGAAAACCGAACCGTAAACCAGGGAAAGCGTGTCATGTTCCTGGCACTCTCGGCTCTCTCTGCGGTTCTCGCGGGGATTGCAGTGGCCGTGGGTTGGAGGTTCAACCCGGCGGCATACAACGTTAACGAGATGGAGCTTGAGAGGGAGAAGAAAAAGCTCGCCAAGTGGGTAAGCTCTGGGAGGCTTCCTGAGCGTCTGTCCACTGAGAGGGTGGAGCTCGCTTCGCTTGCTGACCTCGTTGAAGCTGCCATAGACATGAACAAACGCGTGATCCACGACCCCAGCGAAGGTGTCTACTTCTTCTTGGACGGGGGGATGCTTTACTACTTCAGGGAAAGGATTACCAAAGGGGAGAAATGA
- the alaS gene encoding alanine--tRNA ligase has protein sequence MSMDMTTEMFKEEGWIRKTCKVCGKPFWTLDPDRETCGDPPCDEYAFIGKPGIPKKYTLEEMREKFLSFFERHGHGRVKRYPVLPRWRDDVLLVGASIMDFQPWVISGEADPPANPLTISQPSIRFTDIDNVGITGRHFTIFEMMAHHAFNYPGKPIYWMDETVELAFEFFTKDLGMKPEDITFKENPWAGGGNAGPAFEVLYRGLEVATLVFMQYKKAPENAPADQVVEIKGDYYVPMETRVVDTGYGLERLVWMSQGTPTAYDAVLGYVVEPLKKLAGIERIDERILMENSRLAGMFDIEDMGDLKVLRQEVARRVGISVEELERAVRPYELIYAIADHTKALTFMLADGVIPSNVKAGYLARLLIRKSIRHLRELGLEIPLAEIVAMHIKELSPTFPEFKEMEDVILDIVNVEEKRYHETLKRGSDLVKREIAKLKKAGKDEIPLEKLILFYESHGLTPEIVAEVARSEGVNVHIPDNFYTLVAKDAERTAKEEAARYVVDFELVKDLPDTRTLYYEDPFMKEFDAEVLKVIEDWVVLDQTAFYPEGGGQPYDTGVLTAGDEEVRVTNVQKVGKVILHRVDKPEAFKEGMTVHGKIDWERRIQHMRHHTGTHVLMGALVRVLGKHVWQAGSQLSTDWARLDISHYKRITEEELREIERLANRVVMENRPVKWEWLPRTEAEMKYGFRLYQGGVVPGRIIRVLNIKDWDVQACGGTHLPNTGLIGPIKILRTERIQDGVERIIFAAGEAAINWMQETERILKRTSEVFRVPPEKVPETAERFFNEWKVARKEVEKLRKELAKLLVYELESEAEKVGDVEFIGKVVEGKMDDLREAANKLRKEKRVVVLISWEGHFVVAVGDNLDLKAGELAKVITSVAGGGGGGRKELAQGRIRNPLKAEEAIAEVKKSLG, from the coding sequence ATGAGCATGGACATGACCACTGAGATGTTCAAAGAGGAAGGATGGATAAGAAAAACGTGTAAAGTGTGCGGTAAGCCCTTCTGGACGCTCGATCCGGACAGGGAGACCTGCGGCGACCCGCCATGTGACGAGTACGCCTTTATAGGCAAGCCCGGCATACCTAAGAAGTACACCCTGGAGGAGATGCGCGAGAAGTTCCTGAGCTTCTTCGAGAGGCACGGCCACGGAAGGGTGAAGCGCTACCCGGTTTTACCGCGCTGGCGCGATGATGTCCTCCTCGTTGGCGCTTCAATCATGGACTTCCAGCCGTGGGTCATCAGCGGCGAGGCCGACCCGCCCGCGAACCCCCTCACAATAAGTCAGCCCTCGATAAGGTTTACCGACATAGACAACGTCGGAATAACCGGCAGGCACTTCACGATATTTGAGATGATGGCTCATCATGCATTCAACTACCCCGGTAAGCCAATATACTGGATGGACGAGACGGTCGAGCTCGCTTTCGAGTTCTTTACGAAAGACCTCGGAATGAAGCCCGAGGACATAACCTTCAAGGAGAACCCGTGGGCCGGTGGGGGAAACGCGGGGCCGGCCTTTGAGGTGCTCTACCGCGGCCTGGAGGTTGCAACCCTCGTTTTCATGCAGTACAAGAAGGCCCCGGAGAACGCTCCAGCTGACCAGGTCGTCGAGATAAAGGGCGACTACTATGTCCCGATGGAGACGAGGGTAGTCGACACCGGCTACGGCCTTGAGCGCTTGGTGTGGATGAGCCAGGGGACGCCGACGGCTTACGATGCCGTCCTCGGCTACGTCGTTGAGCCGCTGAAGAAACTCGCTGGAATAGAGAGGATAGACGAGAGAATCCTCATGGAGAACTCCCGCCTGGCGGGAATGTTCGACATCGAGGACATGGGTGACCTCAAGGTTCTCCGCCAGGAAGTCGCGAGACGCGTCGGCATAAGCGTCGAGGAGCTTGAGAGGGCAGTAAGGCCCTACGAGCTCATCTATGCCATAGCAGACCACACGAAGGCTTTAACCTTCATGCTGGCAGATGGGGTTATTCCATCGAACGTCAAGGCGGGCTATCTTGCCAGGCTCCTCATAAGGAAGAGCATAAGGCATTTGAGGGAGCTTGGTCTGGAGATACCGCTCGCTGAGATCGTCGCCATGCACATAAAGGAGCTCTCACCGACGTTCCCGGAGTTCAAGGAGATGGAAGATGTAATCCTCGATATAGTCAACGTCGAGGAGAAGCGCTACCACGAGACGCTCAAGCGCGGTAGCGACCTAGTGAAACGCGAGATTGCCAAGCTCAAGAAGGCAGGAAAAGACGAGATACCCCTCGAAAAGCTGATCCTGTTCTACGAGAGCCACGGCTTAACTCCAGAGATAGTCGCGGAAGTAGCCAGGAGTGAGGGGGTTAATGTTCACATCCCCGACAACTTCTACACCTTGGTTGCGAAGGACGCCGAGAGGACAGCGAAGGAGGAGGCCGCCAGGTACGTTGTTGACTTTGAGCTGGTCAAAGATCTGCCCGACACGAGGACGCTCTACTACGAAGATCCCTTCATGAAGGAGTTCGATGCGGAGGTGCTCAAGGTCATTGAGGACTGGGTCGTTCTCGACCAGACCGCCTTCTACCCCGAGGGGGGAGGCCAGCCCTACGACACCGGTGTGCTCACCGCTGGGGACGAAGAAGTGAGGGTAACCAACGTCCAGAAGGTCGGAAAGGTAATCCTCCACCGCGTTGATAAACCTGAAGCATTCAAGGAGGGCATGACCGTCCACGGGAAGATCGACTGGGAGAGGAGAATCCAGCACATGCGCCACCACACCGGAACCCATGTCCTCATGGGCGCTTTGGTTAGGGTTCTTGGAAAGCACGTCTGGCAGGCTGGCTCTCAGCTCAGCACCGACTGGGCCAGGTTAGATATTTCTCACTACAAGCGCATAACCGAGGAGGAGCTCAGAGAAATCGAGCGCCTCGCCAACAGGGTTGTCATGGAGAACAGGCCGGTGAAGTGGGAGTGGCTTCCGAGGACAGAGGCCGAGATGAAGTACGGCTTCCGCCTCTACCAGGGTGGTGTTGTCCCAGGAAGGATCATCAGGGTTCTCAACATCAAGGACTGGGACGTCCAGGCCTGCGGTGGAACGCATCTGCCGAACACCGGGCTTATTGGCCCGATTAAGATTCTCAGGACGGAGCGCATACAGGACGGCGTAGAGAGAATAATCTTCGCCGCCGGAGAAGCTGCCATCAACTGGATGCAGGAAACCGAGAGGATACTGAAGAGGACGAGCGAGGTCTTCCGCGTTCCTCCGGAGAAGGTTCCAGAGACCGCCGAGAGGTTCTTCAACGAGTGGAAGGTGGCCAGGAAAGAGGTGGAGAAGCTGAGGAAGGAGCTGGCGAAGCTCCTCGTTTACGAGCTTGAGAGCGAGGCCGAAAAGGTCGGCGACGTTGAGTTCATAGGTAAAGTCGTCGAGGGGAAGATGGATGACCTCCGCGAGGCGGCAAACAAGCTCAGGAAGGAGAAGAGGGTTGTCGTCCTCATAAGCTGGGAGGGCCACTTCGTCGTTGCCGTGGGGGACAACCTCGACCTCAAGGCCGGTGAGCTGGCGAAGGTGATAACGAGCGTCGCCGGCGGTGGCGGCGGTGGAAGGAAGGAGCTCGCCCAGGGCAGAATCAGGAACCCGCTGAAGGCGGAAGAGGCTATAGCCGAGGTGAAGAAGAGCCTCGGCTGA